One region of Flavobacterium pisciphilum genomic DNA includes:
- a CDS encoding 2-hydroxyacid dehydrogenase, with product MDLDRVAGMNKITFFSAQPYDKTFFNKHNCEFGFDLEFFETQLNKHTVNLIQSSNIICVFVNDIVDETVIKQLAEKGVKIIALRCAGFNNVNLEVAKKYGIQVCRVPAYSPEAVAEHAMAMILTLNRKTHKAYNRVREQNFSLNGLLGFDLNGKTIGIIGTGNIGKAFSKIGKGFGCKIIAYDIATSSEMEKEGVVFTDLDTVFKESDIISLHCPLNEKTKHIINKHSLKQMKNSVMIINTSRGGLIETASVIEALKEGKVGYLGIDVYEQEEELFFRDLSEDIIKDDAIQRLMSFPNVLVTAHQAFFTSEALTQITLVTYNNIKELLIRKDIQNKLALLV from the coding sequence ATGGATTTAGATAGAGTAGCAGGTATGAATAAAATAACATTTTTTTCGGCTCAGCCATATGATAAAACTTTCTTTAACAAGCACAATTGTGAATTTGGATTTGATTTAGAATTTTTCGAGACACAGCTTAATAAACATACCGTAAATTTAATTCAGAGCTCAAATATCATTTGTGTTTTTGTAAATGATATTGTTGATGAAACTGTGATAAAACAACTGGCAGAAAAAGGAGTGAAGATTATTGCTTTGCGTTGTGCAGGTTTTAATAATGTAAATCTCGAAGTGGCAAAGAAATATGGAATTCAGGTATGTCGAGTCCCAGCTTATTCACCCGAAGCTGTTGCTGAGCACGCAATGGCAATGATTCTTACACTTAATCGCAAAACCCATAAAGCATATAACAGAGTTCGTGAGCAGAATTTTTCCTTAAACGGCTTATTAGGATTTGATTTGAATGGTAAAACAATAGGTATAATAGGAACAGGAAATATAGGGAAAGCTTTCTCAAAAATAGGAAAGGGCTTTGGCTGTAAAATTATTGCTTATGATATTGCAACAAGCTCTGAAATGGAAAAAGAAGGCGTTGTGTTTACTGATTTGGATACTGTTTTTAAGGAAAGTGATATTATCTCATTGCACTGTCCGTTAAACGAAAAAACAAAACATATCATAAATAAGCACTCTCTAAAGCAAATGAAAAATAGTGTTATGATTATTAATACAAGCCGAGGTGGGTTAATAGAAACGGCGAGTGTAATCGAAGCGCTAAAAGAAGGTAAAGTGGGATATTTGGGAATTGATGTGTATGAACAAGAAGAGGAATTGTTTTTTAGAGATCTCTCAGAAGATATTATAAAAGATGATGCAATCCAGCGGTTAATGAGTTTTCCAAATGTATTAGTTACAGCACACCAAGCTTTTTTTACAAGCGAAGCATTAACACAAATTACACTTGTGACTTATAATAATATTAAAGAATTACTAATAAGAAAAGATATTCAAAATAAATTGGCATTGCTGGTCTAG
- the lysS gene encoding lysine--tRNA ligase gives MALSEQEIIRREKLQNLRNLGINPYPANLFPVNHTSKQIKESFEEGKKVIVAGRLMSVRDQGKACFAELQDSEGRIQLYVNRDVLCEGDDKTLYNQVFKKLTDLGDFIGIEGELFTTKVGAQCIRVDGFTFLSKTLRPLPLPKVDEDGNVHDAFNDAELRYRMRYVDLTVNQNVKDTFIKRTKLFNAMRNFFNDAGYLEVETPVLQPIPGGAAARPFTTHHNSLDIPLYMRIANELYLKRLIVGGFEGVYEFSKNFRNEGMDRTHNPEFTAMEIYVAYKDYNWMMNFAEDLLEHCAIAVNGTSEVTFGEHQINFKAPYARVTMTDSIKHFTGFDISGKTEEELYEAAKGMGIDVDKTMGKGKLIDEIFGAKCEGNYIQPTFITDYPKEMSPLCKEHRDNPELTERFELMVCGKEVANAYSELNDPIDQRERFEDQMRLSEKGDDEATGIIDEDFLRALEYGMPPTSGMGIGMDRLIMYLTNNASIQEVLLFPQMRPEKKQIAIELTDEEKLIIDLLKVNDNKIDLAQLKVKANLSGKKWDAAMKNLSKNGLTKVAVEGDFKMVEFVG, from the coding sequence ATGGCCTTATCTGAACAAGAAATCATCCGAAGAGAAAAACTTCAAAACTTACGCAACTTAGGAATCAATCCTTATCCTGCTAATCTTTTTCCTGTAAATCATACTTCGAAGCAAATTAAGGAGTCTTTTGAAGAGGGTAAGAAGGTGATTGTTGCTGGACGTTTGATGAGTGTAAGAGATCAAGGAAAAGCTTGTTTTGCTGAACTACAAGATAGCGAAGGACGTATTCAATTGTACGTTAATCGTGATGTTTTGTGTGAAGGTGATGATAAAACGTTATACAACCAAGTATTTAAAAAACTAACAGACTTAGGTGATTTCATCGGTATAGAAGGTGAATTATTTACAACTAAAGTTGGTGCACAATGTATTCGTGTTGACGGATTTACTTTCTTGAGTAAAACGTTACGTCCACTTCCATTACCAAAAGTAGATGAAGATGGAAATGTACATGATGCTTTTAATGATGCTGAATTGCGTTACAGAATGCGTTATGTAGATTTAACGGTGAACCAAAACGTAAAAGATACTTTTATTAAACGTACAAAATTGTTTAACGCTATGCGTAACTTTTTTAACGATGCTGGTTACCTTGAGGTTGAAACTCCTGTTTTACAGCCAATCCCTGGTGGAGCTGCAGCACGTCCGTTTACTACACACCATAACTCGCTAGACATTCCGTTGTACATGCGTATTGCAAATGAGTTGTATTTAAAAAGATTAATTGTTGGTGGTTTTGAAGGTGTTTATGAGTTTTCTAAAAACTTCCGAAATGAAGGAATGGACAGAACGCATAACCCTGAGTTTACTGCTATGGAAATATATGTAGCCTACAAAGACTACAACTGGATGATGAACTTTGCTGAAGACTTACTTGAGCATTGCGCAATTGCAGTTAACGGAACTAGCGAAGTGACTTTTGGAGAACACCAAATAAACTTCAAAGCACCTTATGCTCGTGTTACAATGACTGATTCTATCAAACATTTTACTGGTTTTGATATTTCTGGTAAAACCGAAGAAGAGCTTTACGAAGCGGCTAAAGGAATGGGAATTGACGTTGATAAAACAATGGGTAAAGGAAAACTTATTGATGAGATTTTTGGAGCTAAATGCGAAGGAAATTATATTCAACCAACTTTCATTACTGATTATCCAAAAGAAATGTCACCATTGTGTAAAGAGCACCGTGACAATCCTGAATTGACAGAGCGTTTTGAATTAATGGTTTGCGGTAAAGAAGTAGCCAATGCTTATTCTGAATTAAATGACCCAATTGACCAACGTGAGCGTTTTGAAGACCAAATGCGTTTGTCTGAAAAAGGAGATGATGAAGCAACAGGAATCATCGATGAGGATTTCTTAAGAGCTCTTGAATACGGAATGCCTCCAACATCTGGAATGGGAATTGGTATGGACCGTTTGATCATGTACCTTACTAATAATGCTTCAATTCAAGAAGTATTATTGTTTCCACAAATGCGTCCTGAGAAAAAACAAATTGCTATTGAATTAACTGATGAGGAGAAATTAATCATAGATCTATTAAAAGTAAATGACAACAAAATTGATTTGGCTCAACTAAAAGTAAAAGCTAATTTAAGCGGTAAAAAATGGGATGCCGCAATGAAAAACTTATCTAAAAATGGTTTGACAAAAGTTGCTGTTGAAGGTGATTTTAAAATGGTTGAATTCGTAGGATAA